The Acidimicrobiales bacterium sequence GCGGCGCCGTCGGTGGTGGCCGCCGCCCGCGCCGCGATCTCGCGCGCCTCCCGGTAGATCCGCCCCTGTTCGGCGCGGAGGGCGGGGAGCGCCACGACGGGATAGCCGAGTCCGCCGATCACCGCCGGGGTGGCCGGGGCGGTGGACGGCGCGACGGCGCCGACGTGGAGGGCGACGACGGACGCGTCGTCCGGAAACCAGTCGGACACGATCAGAGCCGCCTCGTAGCTGGCGGCATCGTCGTCTGCAGCGAGGAGGATCTTCATCGGTCGGCCTTTCGTCGGAGGTTGCGTCTGTCGTGGGCGTACCCAGCGCGACGCCGGGACAAACACCCGGGTGCGGCGGGCCGGCGTCAGATGGGTTCCGGGGCGGGCTCGGGGAACATCCCGGGACCGACCTGCACCTCCACTTCGCCGGCCTTCTCGTCGGCGTCGGGATCGAACCCGACCGTGCCCTGCGGCCCGACGCGACAGACGGTCAACCAGCCGTCGCCGCGGGCCCGCTTCGGCCCGGTGATCCTGACCTGTGCGCCGTTGCGCACGGCTTCGCTCAGCCGTTCGGAGGTGTAGCCCACCGGGAGCACCGGTCGGGGCGCGACCGTCTGGGCGACGCCGGCTTCGGCGTCGAGGTCGGGATCATCGAGCCCGTAGATGTTCGCCGAGCCGACGATCTCCGCCAGTCTGGTCGTGGCGAACGCGTCGAGGTGATCGGTGCCGGAGAGGGCGAGCACGTGGGCGATCCCCACGGCCTCGACCGCTTCGGCGAACTCCTCGGTGTCCATCCGGCCCCGGAACGCCAGCTGGCCGACGGCGGCGGCGCGCTCCGCCTCGTGCTCGCTCAGCCCGACGTGCAGTGTCGGCACGTGCAGGCGGTTCAGGGCGTCGGCGATGGCGATGCCGAACTCCCCACCGCCGATCAGCGCGACCCCGGAGGGGTCGGGCTCCGCGACGCGTAGGCGGCTCGCGAGGAGGCGGGCGGTGGTGCCGGCGATGAGCACGGTGCCCGTCACGACCGTGAAGACGACCGGGACCAGCGGTCCGGGGTCGACCCCGGCGTGGTCGAGTTCGTGGGCGAAGAGACTGGCGACCGCGGCAGCCACGACGCCGCGCGGGGCGAGCGTCATGAGGAACAGACGGTCGCGTGGACCGACATCGCTTCCGAGCGTCGAGGCGAGGACACTGAGCGGCCGGGCGATCAGCACCAGGACGGCCACGATCACGAGGCTGGGGACGAGGTACTCCGTGACCTCCGCCAGCTC is a genomic window containing:
- a CDS encoding universal stress protein — encoded protein: MKILLAADDDAASYEAALIVSDWFPDDASVVALHVGAVAPSTAPATPAVIGGLGYPVVALPALRAEQGRIYREAREIAARAAATTDGAARTATGDPATTIVEVAEEIGADLIVVGTGDRSWLSRLLNPSVSAGVLRDASCPVLVVRSAR
- a CDS encoding sodium:proton antiporter, with translation MVTDPLEALAIVLVLAAACQWAADRIRIPSVLLLLVAGVSLSPVIDPDEVFGEDLLFAGIGLGVAILLFEGGTSLRWRRLHTGRSTVIRLVTIGAAIAWAAGAVVSGLVLDIDTELAVLLGAILIVSGPTVVIPLLRVVRPREPTRSVLRWEGIVIDPIGAALAIVVLDAIIEDRAGSAIVARVLTTFGAGLAVGLLVSLALIVLLRRQLVADHLQVAVTLAAVVGSYAAANTVRPEAGLLAVTVLGMAFANQRAAPAAHIAAFNEHLGTSVLGVLFLVLGARVELAEVTEYLVPSLVIVAVLVLIARPLSVLASTLGSDVGPRDRLFLMTLAPRGVVAAAVASLFAHELDHAGVDPGPLVPVVFTVVTGTVLIAGTTARLLASRLRVAEPDPSGVALIGGGEFGIAIADALNRLHVPTLHVGLSEHEAERAAAVGQLAFRGRMDTEEFAEAVEAVGIAHVLALSGTDHLDAFATTRLAEIVGSANIYGLDDPDLDAEAGVAQTVAPRPVLPVGYTSERLSEAVRNGAQVRITGPKRARGDGWLTVCRVGPQGTVGFDPDADEKAGEVEVQVGPGMFPEPAPEPI